Within the Nocardioides humi genome, the region GTGCCCGGACAGCAGTTCGTCGACGTACGGCGCCGCGACCATCATGCCCAGCGTGCTCGGCACGAAGTCCCGTTGGTCGCCCTTGTGGGGGTTGAGCCAGACGATCCGGTGGCACAGTCGCGACAGCCGCTGCAGCGCACCGTCCAGGACGGCCGGGTCGCCGCGGTCGAGGCCGTCGGAGCAGATCACGACGACCGCGCCGCGGCTCATCCCGCGGCGGCCGTAGTCGCGGACGAAGGCGGCCAGGGAGTCGCCGATCCGGGTCCCGCCCTCCCAGTCGACCACCTGTGCGGCGGCAGCGCGCAGCGCGTCGTCCGGGCGTCGGTGCTCCAGCTGGCGGGTGATCCGGGTGAGCCGGGTGCCGAAGCAGAACACCTCGACCTTGCGGGAGGCGTGGCTGGTGCCGTGGGCGAACTGCAGCAGGGCGCGGGAGTAGTCGGCCATCGAGCCGGAGACGTCGAGGACCAGCACGAGCGGCCGGTTGCGCAGCCGGCGGCGCCGCCAGGCGAGCTCGTCGAGCTCACCGTGGTGTCGTACCGCCGTGCGCACGACCCGGCGCAGGTCCGGGCGGGGACCGGAGCCCGCGGGCCGGGTACGTCGGGACCGGCGCCGCGGCGGGACCAGGCGGATCCGGCGCATCAGCCGGCGCAGGGCGAGCAGCTCCTCGGGCGTGCACTCGGAGAAGGAGCGGTGCCGCACCGTCGCGGCGTCCGAGGCCATCAGTCCCATCCGGGCCTCGCGCTCGTCGCCGGGCTCGCTCGACTCGGTGGCCTCGGGGTCCGGGAGCTGGAGGGTGGCGCTGGCCTCGGCCCGCTGCTGGACGGAGTAGGCCGGGTCCTCGCCGTCGTCGTCGGGCTCGTCGAGGAAGTAGCGGCGGAACACCGCGTCGTACGCCGGCAGCTGGTCGCGCCGCGTCACCAGCGTGGTGCGGCCCGACCAGTAGACGTCGACGAGGTCGGCGGGATCGAGCAGCGCGCAGGCCGAGCCGTAGGTCAGCAGGTCGCCGCTGCCGAGGGTCAGGCCGGCGTCGCGCAGCGCCCGTCCGAAGCCGACGAGTACCTGCACGAAGTCCCGGCCGAGGACCTCCGGGTCCGGCTCAGCCACCGACGATCCGGGCGAGCTGGGGCTGGACCAGGTCGAGGTCGTCGCGGTCCTTCACGACGGCGCCCAGGGTGTCGCCGGCGATCTCGACGTCGAGGTCGGTGCCGCCGACGACATCGACCGTGCGTGCCCAGTCGATGGTCTCGGCGACGCCCGGCGGCTTGGCGAGGTCGAGCCCGCGCAGCCGGCCGACCGCGGCGACCACCTTGGCCGCGAGCGCCTCGGCGACCTCGGGAGCCCGGGTCAGCACGATCTCCAGCTCGCGGGCGGCGTCCGGGTAGCCGACCCAGTGATAGAGACAGCGCCGCTTC harbors:
- a CDS encoding vWA domain-containing protein, with the protein product MAEPDPEVLGRDFVQVLVGFGRALRDAGLTLGSGDLLTYGSACALLDPADLVDVYWSGRTTLVTRRDQLPAYDAVFRRYFLDEPDDDGEDPAYSVQQRAEASATLQLPDPEATESSEPGDEREARMGLMASDAATVRHRSFSECTPEELLALRRLMRRIRLVPPRRRSRRTRPAGSGPRPDLRRVVRTAVRHHGELDELAWRRRRLRNRPLVLVLDVSGSMADYSRALLQFAHGTSHASRKVEVFCFGTRLTRITRQLEHRRPDDALRAAAAQVVDWEGGTRIGDSLAAFVRDYGRRGMSRGAVVVICSDGLDRGDPAVLDGALQRLSRLCHRIVWLNPHKGDQRDFVPSTLGMMVAAPYVDELLSGHDLASLEELAAVLPRLR